A window of Prolixibacter sp. SD074 contains these coding sequences:
- a CDS encoding HAD family phosphatase, whose translation MGTIKNIIFDLGGVILNIAPERTVEAFASLGLEIPLGERGWFYHHDMFYLLEQGASSPEEFRDNVRRLLNRDIPDSAIDHAWCAMILDIPADRIEYLKSLKKQFRIFLLSNTNEIHRQQYFRDFQSAYGFIFSELFEQDYYSHQMGMRKPDPTIFTQVLKNHDLMPEETLFIDDSEVNIKAASVLGIQALHIEPGTLITALPDFLKG comes from the coding sequence ATGGGTACCATCAAAAATATCATCTTCGATTTAGGGGGCGTCATCCTGAATATCGCACCGGAACGTACGGTTGAAGCATTTGCATCGCTTGGGCTGGAAATTCCGTTGGGTGAACGTGGCTGGTTCTACCATCACGATATGTTCTACCTGTTGGAGCAGGGGGCTTCGTCGCCTGAAGAGTTTCGGGACAATGTGCGTCGATTACTCAACCGGGACATTCCCGATTCGGCTATTGATCATGCCTGGTGTGCCATGATTCTCGATATTCCGGCTGACCGGATTGAGTACCTAAAAAGCCTAAAAAAGCAATTCCGGATTTTTTTATTGAGCAATACGAATGAAATTCACCGGCAACAATACTTCCGGGATTTTCAATCGGCATATGGTTTTATTTTTTCCGAATTATTCGAGCAAGATTATTACTCACATCAAATGGGAATGAGAAAACCCGATCCAACCATTTTTACCCAGGTTTTGAAAAATCATGATTTAATGCCTGAAGAGACCTTGTTTATTGATGATTCGGAAGTAAATATCAAAGCCGCATCAGTCCTCGGCATACAGGCATTGCATATCGAACCCGGAACACTAATAACAGCGCTCCCGGATTTTCTCAAAGGTTAA
- a CDS encoding DUF1848 domain-containing protein, producing the protein MNWEKTTIQLPDGSEQKAVAPLVISASRRTDIPANYGAWFKKWLEEGYVSWKNPYSQQVSYVSFAHVRLFVFWSKNPASFFSILPMLDERHLNYYFQFTLNDYETEGIEPFVPSVAKRIETFRKLSKMIGPEKVIWRFDPLLITGELSLKKVMQRVESLAGQLSGYTRKLVFSFADISAYRKVERNLRNAQVDYREFTPELMRGAAQLLAVIGKKYDLELRSCCEAIDLSKYGIQPNKCIDDDLIRQLFPEDQKLMAFVGGQETLFPGKENGQYLKIKDKSQRADCGCIASKDIGEYDTCPLGCVYCYANRIPGKIHPIGR; encoded by the coding sequence ATGAACTGGGAGAAGACAACCATACAATTACCCGACGGAAGCGAACAGAAAGCTGTCGCCCCGCTTGTTATCTCGGCCAGTCGCCGCACCGATATACCTGCCAATTACGGTGCGTGGTTCAAAAAGTGGTTGGAGGAAGGCTATGTAAGTTGGAAAAATCCCTACAGTCAGCAAGTCAGCTATGTTTCCTTCGCTCATGTGCGACTTTTCGTCTTCTGGAGCAAAAATCCAGCTTCTTTTTTTTCGATTCTTCCAATGCTCGACGAGCGTCATCTGAATTACTATTTCCAGTTTACACTGAATGATTATGAAACGGAAGGTATTGAGCCTTTTGTCCCTTCGGTGGCGAAACGAATAGAAACCTTTCGGAAATTGTCTAAAATGATTGGACCGGAGAAAGTTATCTGGCGTTTCGATCCGTTGTTGATTACCGGCGAACTTTCGTTGAAAAAAGTGATGCAACGAGTGGAATCTTTGGCTGGTCAACTGAGTGGGTATACCCGAAAACTGGTATTCAGTTTTGCTGATATTTCGGCTTACCGGAAAGTGGAAAGGAACCTGCGGAATGCCCAGGTAGATTACCGTGAATTTACACCTGAATTAATGCGGGGAGCAGCACAGTTGTTGGCGGTTATCGGGAAGAAGTATGACCTCGAATTGCGCTCTTGTTGCGAAGCTATTGACTTGAGCAAGTATGGTATTCAGCCGAACAAATGCATCGACGACGATTTAATCCGGCAACTATTCCCGGAGGATCAAAAGTTGATGGCTTTTGTTGGAGGGCAGGAAACGCTTTTTCCCGGAAAGGAAAATGGGCAATACTTAAAAATTAAGGATAAGTCGCAACGTGCTGATTGCGGGTGCATTGCTTCAAAAGATATTGGTGAGTACGATACCTGTCCGTTGGGATGCGTTTATTGTTATGCAAACCGGATTCCGGGAAAGATCCATCCCATCGGCCGGTAA
- a CDS encoding glycoside hydrolase family 97 N-terminal domain-containing protein, whose amino-acid sequence MTRSGNLFKKATYILAIFVFLLLLPGCYQPKKDFYRFNGESALEVHAPSGQIKLFFEAFPQKGILFSINYKGRNILEPSRLGLTNIQNKPFLAQPEIEKVIGRLFREQQAGEAADAHSYNEMAIYLRSKEVPDRRMKILVRLYRNNIMAFRYEVLSGLSENIDINGELTEFILPKGRKNNFFSGMKGENPVQPDTHIDFPVWFSSRNAWVRIADTEETPTASLRKTGDFTLDIISETGTVINFFPFPFPWREITIADSKQAIINTENPPSLKYRAR is encoded by the coding sequence ATGACACGATCCGGGAACCTGTTTAAAAAAGCAACATACATTTTGGCCATTTTCGTATTCCTTCTCCTCCTCCCAGGGTGTTACCAACCCAAGAAAGATTTCTATCGGTTTAATGGAGAAAGCGCGCTGGAGGTGCATGCTCCAAGTGGTCAGATTAAGTTGTTTTTCGAAGCTTTCCCGCAAAAGGGAATATTATTTAGTATCAATTATAAGGGAAGAAATATCCTTGAACCATCACGACTTGGGCTAACGAATATTCAGAACAAACCTTTTTTGGCTCAGCCTGAAATTGAAAAGGTGATTGGTCGTTTATTCCGCGAGCAACAGGCTGGCGAAGCCGCCGATGCGCACAGCTATAACGAGATGGCCATCTATTTGCGAAGCAAGGAGGTCCCGGACCGGCGCATGAAGATATTGGTGCGGTTGTATAGGAACAATATCATGGCATTCCGGTATGAAGTTCTCTCCGGTTTATCGGAGAACATTGATATCAACGGAGAATTGACCGAATTTATCCTCCCGAAAGGAAGAAAAAATAACTTCTTTAGTGGTATGAAAGGTGAAAATCCGGTCCAGCCTGATACCCACATTGATTTTCCCGTTTGGTTCAGTTCGCGAAATGCCTGGGTGCGGATCGCGGATACTGAGGAAACACCTACTGCTTCGCTTAGGAAAACCGGCGACTTCACCCTCGATATCATTAGCGAGACCGGAACGGTTATCAATTTCTTTCCGTTTCCATTCCCCTGGCGGGAAATAACCATTGCAGATTCAAAACAGGCGATTATTAATACGGAAAACCCTCCTTCATTGAAATACCGGGCTCGTTAA